In the genome of Labrus bergylta chromosome 7, fLabBer1.1, whole genome shotgun sequence, the window tttcccttcatgacatcacaaagggcagtaagccctcccccaagtgggtgacactcccacagcaaGGTGTTTATTCTGCCctttgagtctgccttctcaccgtaaacaataggacatggagcgagaaagccagggggtgtggtcagacacagctcatttacatttaaaggtacagacacagaaacagcctgttctgagcagggctgaaataaaggggtttatagacatgatcaaatacaggatcagagtggatttagaagaagaaacttcacacacatgttttgaggagctctgtgacttatttaaactggttgaagaggaggagaatatgtgacctttaaaaacttATActgaaaatatcaaatatttcacacaacaaatacaaagacaAGAAGTTGTaagttacaaaataaatcacCAAAAAAGAAGCCAACAACTGTCAGTGGTTTCACACCCCTCTGTAGCCCCCGGAAGGATTTGTTGAGACTCAATTCACTTTAATTCAGTTCTGCCTTCAGCTCTCAAgctttacacacaaacatcaaataTTCCTCTTAAGTTCAGTCAGCCTTACAACCTTCTTTATCCAATATTTTACacttacttttacttttaaaaacaacaaaacacaaaaatcacaTCTTGTTATTTTGCCCTCatagataaagaaaaaaagtctgaaatggtgtaaatgataaaatactaAGATTTCATCTTTTGGCACCACTATcgtaaatatattttaaaaaattacaCCGGAGTCCAGAACTACAGTTCCTCGAGtttccactagaggctggcttcataagtgagtcagtccccacagagccccatgttaaaatgtaaaattttacagcagaaacaaaacatgtttacagcctggtacagaaACAGTTTTGGctctctagagctcatttctctcttcaactgtatgggctgaatgtttatattAGGGTTCAAATTGATGCAGAATTAGGGGGCGTGACCTCTTTGAGTTACAGGTGGGaactgctagctgtctgctaggtgtcacctcagctaattcagtcactGACCTTTAACTTCTGGGCACGACTAAGCTCAACGTTTTACAACCAGCCAAATTCTAACAttgtttaatttatattttagcaCTAATTAGCAGATatttgtaccctcatgatacCTGACTTATTACAGGCAGATTCCACAGGATCCATGTGTGCCCACGCAAGGGCAGACAATCCCCAGGGCCTGCCAGAAGCGCCACTGCGCTCCAAATATGCACTGAGTCTATCTCTAACACTGCCCACTGCAAGTACGtgtcaagctgaacagagcagatcgaGTCTGGCAAGGGAACGCACGGAGTGCTcaagtcaatttcaaaataaaaccaaagactCTCAATTGTTTATATCCCACTGTTCTCAAAATTAACAACAGCAAATCAAcagcagaaagacaaagtagcccgttgtttgcatgttgttcTTATTATTCCCGTGTAATcctatatttttttctgtggtcAGGCTTCATAAATGTAACCATTGGGTTAAAACGAGCGCCATCAGACGGAGCAAAACAACCAgagacagggaactacacacATGGATCCTGGGAAATCTGCCTGTTAGCCCCCTtgctcctcctcagctccaaATATGGTCTCTTTaggctacaaaaaaaagctaaattgcTAAATTCATGACGTCACTCACAAACAGTACAAACGCGGGCTGTTCTTAAACATATATCGAGCATTTACTGCCTTTacatattcatttatatttattgcttttattgtactttacacctttaaccacttgttttgtCCTTCAGGCAACCATTTTGTGATTTGGTGTTCAAGCGCTGTGGAAATTCTTAACTTAAAGTTGCTATATAAAAAGAGCAGTTGTAATTTTTACACTACCCTTTGAGAGGCTCAAAGTCTAAGACTGAGGTTATGATGTGTTAACAATGATCAACTTCTTACTTCTTTAAGAAAAATACtaagaatatattttaaaaacagttaaaacctTTTAATAGGACAGTTTATGTTCCAGTTGGCCTGTAAATGTGTTCTGGACTCATGTTAAGGTCTACTGGGGTATAAATGAGTCATATATTGGACGACCATGGTGGACCTGTGGAGCTTTTTACCCCTCAGCCATCAGTCCTCTCCCTAAAACTCATACGGTGACACGAACAGGGTGACCTTGGTGAGGTAGCGTCCCAGCAAGGAGTTTCGCTCCAGCTCGCTCATCTCCACCTCGGCCTCCACAGTGGCCGGACCTTTGATGGGCGTCACCAGGAGGAGGGTGCCCGTCTGCCGTCCGGAGCGCTGCACGCTGAAGTGACCCCGTCCACGACCCCCTGCCAGGCCGAATCTCAATGTGTCCCCGAGCACACGAGCCGCCGACACCCTGAAGAGGACGCGGGGGGCTGACATGTTGGACACTATTGAGAGGAAGTGGAAGGAGATGGAGCTGGGAGCCTGGGTGCAGCTTTTGTCTCCCAGCATGCACGGGTTCCTCTCACAGCGCCTGGGGAGACAAAAGGTGCGTTCATATTAAATTTACTTTCATTTATGGACATCTTTGCTGAGGCTCAGTCACTTTCTGTCTGCCCTATAAACCATAAagttcacatattctcctcctattcaaccagtttaaataagtctctgatcctgtatttgatcgtgcctataaacccctctatttcagccctgctcagaacaggctgtttctgtgtctgtacctttaaatgtgtctgatttAAGGCCTGATTTCCCCTCCCGAACAAAGCAAGACAAGTCCTGATTTATTAATGGTTCTAAAGATCATCCTCGTCAGttgttcctgtggtgtgaggcgTGTTAAGAGTGATCTGCTCTGAAGAATGTCATGGTAACACCGATTTACAAACACTCATCCAAATTGCACTTGGTAGTTAGGTTTTGTGGTTGTGGTCTAAGTGAAtatttccccctcctcttttgtctttcatcctccctcctctaGATTTGAATAGATTGTTTTCTGCAAGCTGTGAATCTCTGTTGCTCTCCAGAGACTCcatacttgtttgtttttgtcatgaaCACAATGGATACATCAAACTAAATCAAATCCCAGAGTGACTCTGAACAAATCTCTGTCACCTCCTTAAATATGAAATTTTATGACCTGTAATTCTCTATAACAATCACTGTGAGCGGATGTGCACATTATGTTTATCTTAAGACTGCATGGTACGAAACCATTTTTTTTGGCTGCATTTTAAACTACACCCTAACCTTTGTGCACATAGACAGTACACAGTAGAGTTCTTAAAATTAAGATGATGTTTCCAATGAACCAAGAAAGAGGCAGGTTTAACTATATCACTGTACAAAGATGATATTCCGATCTATTTTTCTACTATATCACTGTACACTGATGATACTCTGATCGTTTTCCCCTTCTATATCACTGTAAGCTGATGATACTCCGATCTGTTTCTCTTAGGGCTGTtgaaattaataatttaatcgATGCATCGCGATGCAGATTAGAAGATTAATACAtcgatgcagggacaggacgtaATTGATGCTGACGAGGGTTAGAAAAAAGCATCTGCCAACCGCTAAATAAGGTTGTTTTGCGTagcgttgagtgagtttgtttctcctaaacacacacggtggtgtgttatgaaagtaacgtaggctaacagagggatttgtgagAGAAAACAATGTTAATTGAGTCCTGGTCCTGTGcttgctgactttatgagcagagtcagTTGGTCCTGCACGCTCAGACCACAGTGTtccgctgcaggctgaaacggcTTGACTCGGTGTCTCTTTAGCCAACCGCAGCACGGATTAGCATTTTCATTACAgctaaaggtgtgtttaaactgatgcctcgctgtcttaagtccaggataactaaaagaagggggctgtggcGGTGACTCGTGATAAAGTGAGCAGCTGTAAACACAGTAGACTCCCGACAGTATCACCGCTAAGTGCACCCCCGCTAAAAGCTGTGTTCGTTCGATGATAAACACATTCTACTTCTGACAAGTTCTTAACAATAAAAGTCCCCGGCCTATCTGTAGTTGAAgtgattttattgtgaaacactCGTATCAGGAAATGGGGTGTTTACAGCAGTAGCGACTTAACACaactctgaaataaaaaggacagaaacaaaactaaccctgaacaaagctcacagctaaaggctacaacgtcctgagaagagaacacacagtgacttaaaaacataatactgtcatctaataaactaaacacacaaaaacgtAAACTTATTACCTATACTGTAGGCTACCGCtataatgtattaattttagCATACAATGTAAAGATATTGATAATGACATTGCTGtctgaagcactttttaaattatacaaaaggagttcatatttataagactgtttgtctctgtttatgaaaaagtagccatgtgcagtaatatagaaaattgaggatgaatCGTGATGCATCGATATCGAATCGAATCGTTGACTGGATAATCGTAATTGAATCGAATCAtaagaccagtgaagatgcacagctctaGTTTCTCTACTATATCACTGTACGCTGCTGATACTCCGATCGTTTTCCCATTCTATATCACTGTATGCTGATTATACTCAGACCTATTTCTCTACTATATCACTGTACACTGATGATCCTCCAATCTACTTCTCCACTATATCACTGTACGCTGATGATATTCCGATCTTTTTCTCTACAATATCACTGTACACTGATGATACTCTGATCTATTTCTCTACTATATCACTGTACTCTGATGATACTCTGATCTAGTATTTCTCTACTATATCActgtacgctgatgatactctGATCTATTTCTCTACTATATCGCTGTACACTGATGATACTCCAATCTATTTCTTTACTATGTTACTGCACGCTGATGATACTCCGATCGTTTTCCCCTTCTATATCACTGTATGCTGATTATACTCAGACCTATTTCTCTACTATATCACTGTACACTGATGATACTCAGATCTACTTCTCTACTATATCActgtacgctgatgatactcaGATCTATTTCTCTACTATATCActgtacgctgatgatactctGATCTATTTCTCTACTATATCGCTGTACACTGATGATACTCCAATCTATTTCTTTACTATGTTACTGCACGCTGATGATACTCTGTTCTATTTCTCTAGTATATCACTGCACGCTGATGATAATTGTTCTTTCTGTGACCCCACCTAAATCACATGAGCCCAAAGCTTTAACCCTGCATGTGGTAAAACAAGTTTCCTTTCCCCTGCTGAGTTTGGACTACATGACGTTTTCTTCCATACACTTCTTAGACATGCGATTATAATTCAGCTGCAGCAATAAATTAAACCTCTAGAAATGTTCATAAACAAGCTTCACGCCCCTGAATCAGCATCAGCTGCTTCCTGGAGCCAGAAAACCTACACGGGCATCTGAAGCCAAACCTCAGCCTGACTCTGATCGCGGCTGCTGCAGAGGAGGGGCGCTAACTGTCGGGTGGAGAGAGGAAGTGGGACACATGGATGTAAAAGTCATTGTTTTctattctctctcctctctcatctctgTCCCTGTCATTTAAAATCTGAGAGTCTGTCTCTGGAGGTGAGAAGGACTGtggtttttctttgtctcctctgCACAGTTTTCATTTCCTCCCCTTCTTGCTTTGTTTGCACTTTCATTGTTATCTCACTCTCAGAATAAGGCAGTGAGTCAGTTAGCCACTAGCTGGTTATCTTTCTTACAATGACTTCGGGCTACTGTAAGTGTTCAGCTGAAATAAATGCTACTAATGAAACAGTGAAAGTGCTCCAGTGAACAAAGACTAaaccttttttatatttatttattttggctttctgtagaaacatcttttttgtttctttttagcAGAGGAAGGTAGCCTCATACAACAGTTCAAAAACGTTGCTTGTATAAATTAAGTGGAATTTTTCATGCAAAATCCATGGCAGGTTGTCAAACATGGGCACTTTTAACAGCCCcacttgtttgtttattgtgtttgtttttcttctgttttaagGTATATTTTAATGCGCCTTTGATATGtgcttaaataaatgtaaaggtCAAACTTTGAATCTGTCAGAAAGTCAGTTTCTTTCCCTGCTGAAACATGGACACGTCTGTTTTAAGGTACCCTTAATACTCTACTTTAAGGTTTGTTTAGAATCTGTTTGAGGTGAGAGGTTACGTCTGTTTTCAGGTACCCTGAAGAATCTGTTTTACGCTGTTTTACGCTGTTTTACGCTGTTTTACgctgtttttttgtaatgtcTGAGACCGAGGATGTTGGTGCACTCTTACATTGGAGACGTCTTGATGTATGTGGCGTTTTTCATGAGAGGAcactccacagacacacactggaAGCCTCCGTAGGTGTTCACACACGCCTGCTCTTCTGTGCAGTTGTGCATCAGGTTTTCACACTCGTCCATGTctgaacacaaagagagacgGACAGAGGTGAGAGTCAGTGACACGTCTCTAAATATTCCCCCTCACCAGAGAAGATGAGCTCTGACCTGTGCAGCTGCGGCCGTCTCTGGCGAGGTTGTATCCGGGGGGGCAGAAGCAGTGGAAGCTTCCGGGAGTGTTGACGCACTGATGGATGCAGAGCCGGCCGGGCTGACCCAGAGGGAACAGAAGACACTCATCGATGTCTGAAACCAGCACAGAGAAGAGATTGTAGTTAAAGGGGGAGTTCAGGGACTCTTTGAAGTGGGGATGTATGAAGTACAGTCAGCGCCATCCCTacatgaagcaacagagtccaatctcaatctgaactaaagagtggagtagaacatactggagaacaggaaacataatgcagcaggttcattagagcacgaagatcgtagaggtggcgtgcagacagtctatggtcgtgcagcgatcacagggaataaacgtcaccaccccctcccactcgctcccaattctcctgattatatcctgctgcgttctcacatcagctcactctgactttctgcagaataaatacaaggaggctggaggagaaactccggataaagtctgagtgaaaaactCAGGTGTtagcattcacacatgcagctccttcCTTTTTTGGAAGttggagttttgtgcaggtgtgaactAGGCTTATGTTAGCCTTCTGAGTCAGGAAGGCGAGCTCACACTGAAGTCAAACTTCCCTTTTCTGAAGATGTCATAGCTGATCTGATACTCTCACTGCATGCTAGAAATACAAGAGCGTTGTGAAGATGAAAACAGTGCAAAGAGTATTTTGTATCAAGGTGAAGCAGTGCAACCAAAACTGTGATTTGTGTATGATGTAGAACTTTTTTGAGTGGCTTAAGTTTGTGAATCTCATGAACCTGTCTGCAGCAGAACATATATTAACCTCAGTGTAGGTTGTGTAAGCCGGCTCCTTAGTGTATAGCACACTTACTAATGATACCTCATACAACCTTACTTCTAAACAAACTGTccctttaactttatttatgatTGATTAGTAATACTTCTCACCtgtgcagatgttgttgtcacGGCCTGAGATGGTGAAGCCCACGTCACAGGTGCATCGGGTTGAGCCCAGGAAGTGAGTGCAGTGAGACGGCCGGACCGAGGAGGAGGGGTAGGAGGATGTGGGtgacaaagaggagagagacggAGCTGAAGATGacaaagaggatgaagaggagggagcTGACAGAGCGGCCGAGCccgggaaggaggaggaaggagcgGCGGGGGAGAAGGAGGCGAGGGAGTTTCCGGTTTCATTGAGGCctgtgaggaagaaaaacatgatgttAGAAATCTGCCGGGACTGAACCAGGATCAGTTTGTGTTCTGGTTTGGTCTCATCTCTCACGTCGGCACATCGGCTGCTGGCCGCTCCACCTCAGAGAGTCCAAACACACACGGGTCCGTGGGCCAATCAGCTCAAAGCCGGGTTTACACAGGAAGTGAACCTCGTGCCCGACGGCAAACACCCGGCCCAGTCTCCGGCCGTGAGGGGGGGGCTCCAGTTTGGGACATGTGGCTGGGtgcacagagaaacacattttaacgtCTCAGATTAAAGTAATAAACCCCCCTGACCCTGAGAATACCTTCATCTTTTTTATGTTACATTCCCAAGAAAAACATTCCCCAAATCTTCCCATGgatttttttgggcctttatttacagacaggacagtggatagagtcagaggtcagggagagagagtaagtggggaaaggagccacatgtggGATTCTAAACCCAGGCtgccgcttggaggactgtagtctCTGTAAATGGGGCACGCCCACTAACCACTGGGCTACTGGCGTCCCCGTCCCATGGATTACACTGCAGCCAAAACGTCTTGTTTCATGGCTGCAGGATGAGGCGATCTATTGGAGCAACCCCCAAACTTGTTTGAACTCTAGCCCTGCACGATGTGAGAAGAATTTTGCGATTTGTGATAACATTGTATCGCGATAACGATATGAAATGGGATTAACGAAATTAAATCTGTCTGTTTGCTGTTTTACAGAACACCTGTGTTTGCTACACGTCCCTCCAGAATCCAAAATCCAAAAATCAAAGTTTTTCTTCTCCACTGATTAATCTGAGAGTAGCTGATAGCTAGATTTAGCTTcttctgactgcatcaaaagGGGGTGAagcatttctttatttctttacaaCTATGCAGTCTGACTTTCCTCTCCGTTTCTGCCACTAAGATGTTGCCAGGTAAGGAAATAAACTCCACCATTCTACGCCTGTATAATAAACCGCCATTTGTCACCTCCGGTCTTGAAGATGGCCATGGTGCTGTTGTGCAGAGCgctcatcttcttcttcagggAGCGAATTCCCTGCTGGTACGACGCCTCGTGCACCGCCAACATTTTCTCCACCTGACGCAGAGAGTTCAGCAGGTCGTGGGTGGAGGGACACTCCTGTGGACGGAGCGAGGAGGGACATGTAAGAGGACACACAGTGAACCCACTGAGCCTCCTCGAGTAGGACGGCTCACACGGTCCAGATCAAATAGATCAAATAATTCAAATAGTTCTGCATTCAAAACTCAAACTGCATCAGTCAGATTTTCACTTACTCAGCattttgctttttcttcttcaactgAAATCTGAACCATACTCATGCATACTATAATAAAGGTCGCCTGCAGGGTGTtgcacagacttttttttttgagggttGTACAGAAGAGAGAGATTAAACTCAATTTGCTGTGGAGAAGATTTGACACAAGATAATCCTTTAAAGCTTCTCTAACACAAAGAAACCATTGAATCCAGCGTCTTTGTGCAGGAGAATATTTTAACCCCCTCTCTCCTTGTTTGTCCAGCCATGCAGAAGATGTCTGAGTGAGTGTCAGGTGTGAGGTCTATACATAGAGGTGAGGTTTTCAGAGCGCCGGCTCGCTGCAGTGACACCCCAGTGAGAATTGGACCTGAGCCCGCTGCTGACCTCACACCGTCGGCTAAAACATGACACACCAAACAAGACGCTGGTGCCACATAATGAAGCTGCGGGTTTAGAGGCGTCTCTCTGAGGTTAGAGACACGGGCGAGGGTGAACTTCAGTTCAACATGTCAGagtgcaaaaaaacatgaaaaacatccGCTTACACAAAGTGTTTATTACCTCACAGGATAACAACGAGCAGCTGAAGACTGCaggaaatcattttcatttaagtACAAATTAAGTTCAGTGTTCAGTTTAATCGTAGacctctcagtctgtggggacttgggttgggaactgaaGGGTCACCGGTttaagtcccagtgcggaccaaatctgtaaattgttctggtagctggagaggtgccagttgaGAGGTTGAGGTTTCCCTGAGCAAGGCAGATAACAACAAGTAGGAGCGCTCGCTGTTTGCAGCcacctcactctgacatctctccatcagttcATGTCCaaaggatcctgtttgtgtgtgtgtgtgtgtgtgtgtgtgtgtgtgtgtgtgtgtgtgtgtgtgtgtgtgtgtgtgtgtgtgtgtgtgtgtgttttatgttgaaCTACCAAGTGTAAAATTTAATTTCCACTCGTGGGATTACTAAGGTATATCTTCTTCTAAAACCAATCGCAGGAAACCAAGAGGACGTTtcaattaaaatcttaaaatccccctaaactaaaaaaaaatgaatatgaaaaaTTTCAGAACCATCCCTCCTTATGAAGGTATAAAACACACTTTATgcattttataaatgtaaacatacacTGTATCTATTTGCAATAGATTTAGAACTTCTCTTTTTCTAATATTGCAACGATTCAAAATTCAAACACTGTAAATTGCAGATTTCGTTTAAAGGTTAAGGTCGTCACAATCCCTGACATGTGATGGTAACTTGTGCCTCTAACACACACCACTTAAGAATTGTAATGACACAATATGTCTGTTTataacattttagaaaatataAAGAACCAATGTGACTCCAAAAAGCTCCTCAGCAGGTTCCCAGAGAGAAGTAAACGACAGTAACAGGAATTCAAAATGTGGTTAGAGTACTCACCTGAGCAGAAGTAAAGGCCGCCTGATGGAGCCACAGCATCGACATCGCGACCAAGACGATCCTCATCCTGAACAAAACCTCCAAACTCATCATCACTAACTCCTGATGAAGTCTCAGCTCCGTCTCCTCAGCGTGCTTCTCCACAACTGAGTCATCTCCTCGACTCCgctgtccctttttttttaaagggaacatGCCAAATTTCTCCCTCTGCTACGTCacaaccctcctcctcttcctcctcctcctcctcgtcctcctcttcttcctcttcctcccctttctcctcttcctcctcctcctcttcctcctcttcctatttctccttctcctcctcctcctcctctctcctcttcttcctcctcctcctcctctttctattcttccttctcctcttcctcctcctccccctcctcttcatcctcctcctcttcctcctcctcctcctcccacatcTGGAACACACTTTCACTTTTTTGATCCATCAGCATCCTCCAGAAATAGAGCCTGAAATTAGAAGGAACAGTCAGCTGGCTGTGGCATCTTTTAATCATCCTCTGAGGAACAACAAAGCGGCGGCGCTCCCCCGCCTCAGGAATGTGACTTCTGTCCCAGTCTCACCGATCATAAAGCCTCATTTtgagtgtttctgtttgaaacTCTAAACCTGCTGCACGCTCTGAGGAGAGTGTGGTGTGGCTGCTAAATGACAGGGCGGGTATCTGCTGATAGCATGGCCTACATCCCCCAACCCCCatcagagagagctgcagggacCCTCAAAGCCCAGAAAAGACCCTAAAGAGCTGCTTTAAGTATAAACGTCGACTCATATAGACTCGTATCGAAAAGTATGATAATGTCagagtgtaaacacacacactataatcTCCGATAAGAGGTCTGCTTGAAATCAAAAGACACAAGTGGTGGCTTTGGATGTACAGAAACCGCTGATTCAAACACGACCTTGGATGTCATTGAATGCTCCTTGAATTGAATGCACAGTGTGTGAAgttggccctaatcctccggggtaggggtggggagggggggacgtTATAGTTTGGGTTTGTTAAACTGTAGGccttctctttgtttcatttgtttcaagcttcattgtctttatttgagGATCAATTTTTTGCTGTTTAGTGTTAGCAATTGAAGTACAACTCTCTGCAACACActgacggctgtggctcagttgttagagtcggtcatctctcaacaaGAAGGTCGACCAGGGTtctatccccagctcctgcagccacatgtagGATGTGTCCCAAGACACTTAAaaccaagttgctcccactgcttcgtcttcggcatatgaatgtgtgtgaatggatgagtaaACACTGACGGaactttacccagcagcctctaccgtcagtgtgtgaatgtgtaggtgtgacctgcggtgtgaaaggactttgaatagtcagaagactagaaaagaaatatacaagctgaagtccatttccCATTTAGTGACAAATGCTGGCGATGATCGGATGAAACGTGACGGCTGTAAAACACTAAAATGAAACGAAACTGGTCGTTGGGTGTGCCCAgtaaacctccaaagggaggtgTCCAGGAGGATCAGATGtctgaaccacctcaactggctcctttcaatttgaaggagcagcggctctactccgagctccccaCTGagtgtctgagctcctcaccctatctaTACGGCTCTCCACAGGGAACTAATTTAAGCCACTTGACTTGACCTTACTCTTGCGGTCACTACtcaaagctcatgaccacaggtgagggtttGGACGAAGAGAAAAGTCCACAAGTTGATgacaataaaatagaaataaagaaGACATCATATCACAGGTAGGcctaataaaaacagaaatgagaataaaaaaggGGCAATAAAGAGACAGCTGGTAAATATATAAAAGAAGAGGACGGAGGAGTCAAACATTAGAAGAAGAATTAAGAAAATAATGGATAAAAACGATTAAGAGCGATAAAATTAGTTACAGGAAGTGACTGAACAatatgttttttacattttctaaacaGTATTTTGATGAAGTGGAAACATTTTGTCACAAAAGATTAATTTACtgactgatcttttttttggtttagtgCACCAGgtgtccactagatggagctGCTCCTCTTTTAGACGTTTGAAACAGAACCCTAAAGAGATGAGCTCACGTACATGTTTCTCTCTTGTGAGCTGAGCTGTGGATAAAGTTTACCTATGACGTCACAGGTTACATTACAAAGCTGTGATCGCTTCATTTGCTTTTATGAATGAAAGTGAACCTGTAACCATCCTGTCACTCGATGCTGAAAGTTGGCATTGTCCTTTACTTTCCAGTCGATAGAAAGAGGATGAGTGTGTGGGTGCGCGACATGCAAATACTGTCGTGTGCAGTGGGTGACGTCGCACACACAGGTGGGATTAAGTTGGTATAATGCTCCTGACCCGAGGTAGATGGTCACAAGGTTACAGGTTCACTGAAATCAACATGAGTCtaacatgaaacaaagaaaaatctgaaGGCAGTCTGCAGGCCAGGGAGGACAGACAGTGAGAAGTCTGAGCAGGTCTCCCGAAACCAGCCTGCTCAGACTCCACCCacatcaagtctatcctgtataaatgtttctctgagtcatgactgtctataaggagtgagaagctcgagtcccgctggctgtgttgttgtcagagtcgtgtttacatggacgggacggccggctcctccccttgtgtataaaagctgttttagtcaaggacaagagagaagaagaagaacatactcactgattatttggatgttagtaagagatTTTAGATCTCTGTCATTCTGTGTTAATTTACATGCAAtttgaagctatgagctaactaaagagcgctaacattagcattctaacaaaacaatgaaggacaggtgattgcagctcgagcagagGTCAACTCTGTCTGCCGGCTTAACTCCTTCACGCAAACACAAGTgcaggggggttggaggtgtgtctctggaagagagcggaggcttcagtatggaggaggtgtggccaaacagcagtttgttttggtttcatgctggtgctga includes:
- the si:dkey-234i14.3 gene encoding fibulin-7-like is translated as MMSLEVLFRMRIVLVAMSMLWLHQAAFTSAQECPSTHDLLNSLRQVEKMLAVHEASYQQGIRSLKKKMSALHNSTMAIFKTGATCPKLEPPPHGRRLGRVFAVGHEVHFLCKPGFELIGPRTRVCLDSLRWSGQQPMCRRLNETGNSLASFSPAAPSSSFPGSAALSAPSSSSSLSSSAPSLSSLSPTSSYPSSSVRPSHCTHFLGSTRCTCDVGFTISGRDNNICTDIDECLLFPLGQPGRLCIHQCVNTPGSFHCFCPPGYNLARDGRSCTDMDECENLMHNCTEEQACVNTYGGFQCVSVECPLMKNATYIKTSPMRCERNPCMLGDKSCTQAPSSISFHFLSIVSNMSAPRVLFRVSAARVLGDTLRFGLAGGRGRGHFSVQRSGRQTGTLLLVTPIKGPATVEAEVEMSELERNSLLGRYLTKVTLFVSPYEF